One Glycine max cultivar Williams 82 chromosome 1, Glycine_max_v4.0, whole genome shotgun sequence genomic window, ttgaatgcAATTTGTATCCTCTTATTTTGTTCAATCTGTAATTTTAGTTctcttattttgttaaatatgtaattttggtcttttcattttaaaataaagacattttgaccctttgtattttaaaaaaatccgtgattttaatttccatatatcaaaataaagatatgtgatccttttattttagaaaatttacaaCATTGatcttcatattttaaaaaaatcagcaaTTTTAGCACAATCTTCAacgttatttacattttatgtCGTTTATTTCTtacatcataattaattaaaccatTTTTTGATAATATCTTGAATAAATATGTTAAATCTATGATTCAATTAGatctaaataaaagaaataaaaagtaagaaaatttgactaaaattagaaattttgtaAAGTAGAAAGGTCAAATGTCTCTGTTTTAAAACAGaagactaaaattacaaattttttaaaatagaaagtcaaatgtttctattttaaaatagagggaCCACGATTACATTTagtccttttaattttaaagaaactaCTGTTTCTAACTTGTGAACAAACAACACTAAACCACTAGTACCTTttcttttaatgtattttagcttttaaaaaaattctaaaacttttttagacatgattggttttttctaaaaaaggaagagaaacagAGAGGCCAGTCCTATATGGCAGAAAAACAAGTAAACCAacttgttagttgttagttgTTACTAACTGAACTTGTCTTGATCAAATTGATAAAAATCACATCACCAGAGCTTCGAATGGTTTCATTGTGGTTGTGGCTTCATATAAACCTCCTTACCTCTTAGCATGTTAGGGTTAGTCAGTGTAATGGTTTATGCAAATAAACTTGGAATAAACTAACAACTCAGCCCATAACACATGACTAACCTTAATATGCTAACAAGAACAAAACATAATATTCAATTTTCACCTTTTGATCATTAGATGCTCTTCTGGAGAAACTGACATATGTCACCCGATACAGATTCTGAAAGCAGCTTCCAAAGCTTGTGCAATTGAATATATCCTCCATATAAGCAAACCCAAGCAGGAAAGTATGCAAGCTACAATATATAATCAGAATTAGAAACCCATTAGTCAGGAGTAACTTATATGGCTGACACTCAAATTAGAAGAGAACTTGGTCTCACGGACTAAGAATTTAAAGAAAGAATTAAACTGAACTTTCAATGTTCGGTCGGTCGATGTTTGtatcttttttgaaatttaattctcCTTGCCTGAATTCGCATCATCTAAGTTATTCATCTCTTTACTCCTCAATGCATTCAATAAAAGAGAAGGTCATCCACCACTACCAAAGCCTGCCAAAGGGGCATACATTCACTGTTTATGCCAGTTGTTATATGGTTGCTTCCCCCATTGCTTCAGGGCATGCATGCAACCAGCTGCTAGCAATAAACCACACACGCCAAATGCCATTAATGCTGCATTTCCTACATTCCGATAATAGCCACCCTGCAAAAATAAAGAGGAAGTCCAATATATATGACAGCAAATAGCCAAATACACACATCAACTAGTTGAAACACAAATAAAACACAATgtctttcacaaaatcatttgaCAGAAGCCAATGTATTGAGAATATTGCCTTAGTACCTATCTTTTTTTCAAGGGTACCGATACCAAGTGTGCATTGTCAATCATTTATTGCTTgttgattatatttaataaatttacaaaacATTTATAACAAAAGTAACTATTCACCTCAGGTATAATACCTTACAGGTTAGCATAGCCACTCCCTCAAAAGTTGTATTACACCTAAAATATTGTATTCCATTAATTTAACCCTCCTTCACGAGTCATATGAACACGCAATGTCAGCATATTTAGTTAATCAGCTACAGGGACAAGTTGGGGCAATCAAGAAGTTCAAGCCGTACTCAAAAACTTATATCTATTTTCAAAGAAGTGGCATGCACAATTAAGAATTTAAACTAGGACTTGTATCTGCTACTTTAGAAATGACTGTGTAGGAATTTAGATAATTAACAAGAATGAAGTCCTTCTTATGCCACCCTCCATGATTATAGCATTGCAACTTTAAAACCTCACACAAAAATTAGCGTCTGTTTTGAGTAGATGTTTATAAAAAagtcttctatttttgtttcttcttttcacttttaattaccaaaatgtcgccttattttcattttgttttgtgttttcaaatatttgcaTAGAAAATAGTGAAACTGAAAATAGCTTTTCTATTGTTTTCACTGTTTTCTacacaaatctttcaaaatagaaaacaaaataaaacaatgtgACATTTTTGCAATAAAAAGTGagacagaaaataaaaacagaacatTATTTCAAACCAAGTAGTCTCTTATCTTTCATCGCATGGTTCATTTAACTCTTGTTAATAATGCTTAATTGGTTAATTACATGCTTCCTACAATTTTAGATAACATTATGCACAAATATACCTGCACCACAGAAAGCAGAATAGCTGCATTTGCAGGGGCAAGAGAGAAGCCCATCATCCCTCCACGCAATTCATTAGGAACATACCTGCAAACAATGTAAATACAACTAAAAATCCAAGATTAAGAAAATGCAAAAGCAAAACTCCAGTTAAAGAGATTACATGGTCCTCAATCTAGCAAGTGATGGCAAAACAAATCCAACACAAGCATGAAACAAGCAAAATAGTGTCACCAGAACCCCAATTTCCTGCACATGAGAGTAGACTCTAGACTTCCAGCTCAAAAAtctgaccaaaaatatatttgatactttctaaatatataaataactgcACCTGATAGTCATAAGCCACAATAGAAAGGAGAAGAGCCAGTATAATGTATGCAATAACAAGGCAGTCCTCAGTTCTAAGCGATGATGGCCCACTAGTGAGACACGGAAATGCAGTGCTTCCTAGCATTCTTGAGCCCAGAAAGCACGGATATATCAATCCCAGCTGCACTTCTCGGCCATCGGCCTAAAACCAGAAACATTAGGAATGTATATATAAGCATTCTAAGACTTAGACTAATAATATAAATGCTTCAataacttaaaagttaaaagccTCTTTTCATAATGACTCAATCATGGAGACAGATTTTCCTGCAATAATGGactgagaaaaaaaattctttataaatTTGTTCAATTAAGTCCATTTCTAGATTCACCAATACAAAGAAGCCTGAAGGATAAAAGGAAGCCAGTAAAACATCCATTTAATGCAATATGGTCTTAGTGTTTTAAATATTCTCCACATACATTGAGGACTCAGTATATCATAATATGTGCTCTAAATTTGTTGTCATACCACCACTGTAGGTGCCCAAAGGATCCAAAATATTCCAGTAGAGAAGTGAAGGCAAGTTTGTGCCCACGCCAACAGCCATATCCTTTTATCTGTGGAGTATAAAATTACAATCAGTATATAATCagtacatgacaaacttttcaTTACATTGATGTAAAATTCAGTAATGTGTTTCAATAGTATCAACTCATTTCCACATCAAGTATTATCCCATGTCAGTCTGAACATACAGATTGATTATCATGCATAGCTCAGGTCTAATTATAGCTTGAGAgggaaactaaaataaaataactaaaatcaaataagatGAAACTGTTGAGATGgcaaattatatatgaaaagaTTACAAGGAGATCAAGTGGTTTAATAATCAGAaacttagaaattttaaaaaattaatcaaatagcAACTTGATATAAGCATTCATGAATTCCATTATATATTTCCATGCTGTCAGACTCAGAGAAGTCAAATCTTAAACCATGAgatccaaatccaaatttaataCAATTGAGCCTCTGCATGTGTATTTCCTCTCTTATTGTATTTGCACTAGATTCTTATCGCAGCTTTTCTTGCAAACAAAGGGATAAATGGTGGATCATTTATAACTTGTATGAAACTAGTATAAGGATATCACAATTCACAATGGATAAATTGTCACAGaaaaggaattaaataaccAGTATTGATCAAAGCAACGGAAGGGAGCAACCATAAAGCAAAGGATACCAACAAGAAAAGCATAATTCAGATATATGTGTggaaaacaaaaggaaagaaagaaattctTATAAGCAGTTCCTACTAAATACTAACTAGTCGTATGCACATATTCTGAAGACAAAATAGCAACTATTATCTAATAGCAGAAACTATTACTAAGTTGTCTGATTGCCAAACAAATGTTAAGAATGGCATTCTTAATAGCATTGAGttgttaaaaaaagtaaaagcagaTTTGTTGATCATAAAATGATAAGAATAAAGAAGAACACGAGAAGCATGTGAACTTACCACCTAAAATGTATGCATAGAATGCGTGACTATACTCCTTAAGAGATGCTGATCCTGGATTTTCTGTCCATCCTCTGGTGATAAAAGTGAAGCATATGGCAGCAAAGAAGATAGCTGCAGACGAAGGAGCAGTGTTTTTTTCTGTATTATTACCAATCAGCCAATTTGCAAACATTTGGCTGGCAATAAAACATGCAGACTCAAAGAAAGTCATTAACCAATATGCGTCATTAAGTGAATCAAGCCTGTGCCCttgctgcaaaaaaaaaaaaacacacacacaaaattccTGATTGACATTTAATTCTAGATATTTTAAGCATTCCTATGTTCTTTTCTAGGAAGCCACATACTTTCACTTTAAAGGTGACTTTCCATATAaaggtgaaaagaaa contains:
- the LOC100805871 gene encoding molybdate-anion transporter, with product MGVVVESSVWEPNPSTYIFIFVCCCFSIFLFPHVSNLNRTSTIFDHGTSHPFLRFQRNFLLLYSLASVMEGLWSVFGEYELASYGIGRENMVKSLCYGYTTALFAAPFLGVLSDLIGHKKVSLIFCILHFIVGVWKKISEPPSMFMTSICLSLTNTIFSFSFETWMVTQHEKQGHRLDSLNDAYWLMTFFESACFIASQMFANWLIGNNTEKNTAPSSAAIFFAAICFTFITRGWTENPGSASLKEYSHAFYAYILGDKRIWLLAWAQTCLHFSTGIFWILWAPTVVADGREVQLGLIYPCFLGSRMLGSTAFPCLTSGPSSLRTEDCLVIAYIILALLLSIVAYDYQEIGVLVTLFCLFHACVGFVLPSLARLRTMYVPNELRGGMMGFSLAPANAAILLSVVQGGYYRNVGNAALMAFGVCGLLLAAGCMHALKQWGKQPYNNWHKQ